The Primulina huaijiensis isolate GDHJ02 chromosome 10, ASM1229523v2, whole genome shotgun sequence region GGCTTTGAGACGAGGTGATGCCACTCCCAACTGGGCCGGTCTTGGCGGAGGCAGGAAAATCACCGTTTCTTGAAGTTAATCAAAATACTTGTTTGTAAATATTTCTTCATGTTTAGAGTTCGTCTGGTTAATTTGAATCTTGCTAGCACTCTGCAACGTTGCGTTTTACATTAATTTAGTAAATTGGAACAAATCAAACTCGTCGAAGAAAGTGAGAAATCATTAATTTTTAGCTCATTTATCTATTTCTTTTCGTTGGGCAATCAATTCACGCATACATTGTATAGGCTTAAAATTTGCACGGACAACGAAATACACTTGCAATATTGTatgagaaaaaagaaagaaacatatTCACGCCTATCATTTTCTTAGTCAATAAAAGATTGATGGTTTTAATATGTCAACTTTTCCATCTTATCCCGGTTTTTCGATCATCGCCCATAGGAAAGAAAACTCGTTGTGAAATAATATTCGATTTTTGacatcaaatatatatacataaaccACATAAATCAAGTTGACTTTGAATGTTATTATGTTTGCGTATATCACACAAAAGCACAAAACCTTCAGAATAATCGGTCAATTTgtcaatatatattattaaaagtaattatcGTAATTTGATTCAATTGATATAGCTCTGAGTTTAGAATTGTTTATATATTCTCGAGTCACTGATCTTAATTTGGATCTGCTTAaagattcaaaaatattaaactcaGTCGATTAGTTTATCCACCACCTTATCCCTTCCAATGGATGTGACCTTTAGCCAACGTAAGATTCttgaaattgaataaaaaaatagtcCACTTGTTCAAGTCAAAATCAATCAATATACAATATCTAAGCCAAATTCGATCAATGCAATGCTAATACCCCGTTTAAGTCAATGAATGGCTACTATATATGATATATCGGCGGCATTTCATGTTCCTTATAATTCAATGTCTGTTTCTGGAATCCAAGGTCAAGTACTAGAGATCACGGGTACGTTGTTTCTTGGTTATCTTTTGATGGTTTTTGATTCCTAATTATTTCTGTTTTTCGTCTCCTAAATTGATCGGGGATTCAGTTGTTGGTTGTAATAAGTTGAGAAACACTGAGTGGATTTCACGGCAAGATCCCTACGTTTGTCTGGATTACGCCAGCTTGAAGCGTCGTACGCGTACTTGTAATGGTAAGCCATGCATCCGGTGCGTTCGATAATTTTTGCATGCGATGTTTTACTGAATGCAGTTTCTTGGTTGCAGGCGGAGGGAAAAATCCTACCTTTCACGAGAAATTCGAGATTACATTGATAGAAGGGTTCCTGGAGATAAATATTACGGTCTGGAACAGCAACAAACTGACTTCTGACGATTTTATTGGAAACGGAAAGTACATAAAATGATTTGcgtcaaatatatataaaatctccTTCTCTTCTTAGAAtttctttcttctttattttcatgTTGAGGTTGTCTGTCCAGGCTTCTATTACAGGGAGTTTTATGTCAAGGCTACGATGACAGTTGCTGGCCTCTTCAGGACAGGAAAGGCAGGTACTCAGTCAGATTAACTACATTGTTAACTATTATCAATGTGAATACTCGATAGTTTCTATTTGGAGAAAGTCGACGGCGTGATCACTGTCCGATATTCATGAACCGGTGGCTTGTTGTATTGTTCTGTTTGTTTGTGTACACGCATGCATGCAAGAAGATTACCGCGAGTCCATTGAGCGTGCTTTATGACTAAGTTTGATACGAGCTACGCATGTACCGGTTCCAATTTTCATCCTAATTTGATTCTAGAGTTTGTGATGTTGCTGAATGTTATTGCTTGCCTTCATAGATAGGCATGCTGGAGAAGTTCGATTAGTAATGCATTATGCTAATGCCAAGGTAAGCCAAGCCAAGCCAGGCCAGGCCCCTTTTCCATTTTTTGACATAAGTTATCGACCATCTACCTGCGGTCTAGATTGATATATAAATGCTTTTGTGTGTGCAGTGTGTCTAATTAGCATGCATATTTCGTTTTCTTTCTCTAATTTCCAGAAGCTGACAGCTAGCTATGGTCCATCAGCTCCACCATATGCAGCCACAGTACCGACTTATCCCGCTCTTTACTCGGCCCCTCCGCCTGTATCGTCACATCCTCCGTTACCAGCTAGCTACCCACCACCAGTTCCTCCTACCTATCCAGAGCCACTGTATCATCATCAGCCTGCTCCTTATCATCCGGCTTATCAAGCACCTCCACCATATCCTCAACAACCAGCTTATCAGCCAGCACCCCCCAACCCTCAATATTATTACCCTCAAGGTATCATGTATTATTTCACTTGTAGCTCTTTTTCAGTATTCAGTccaaaaacaattaaatttacTCCCAATGCTTTTTTCATTCTGGCAGGTATATATCCTCCACCTCCGCATCCACGACATCACATGTTTTGATCCGATATTTGAGATAAGACGAGCGCGAATCACTTGCtattatgtaatatatattttgagagTTTATCATACGCTACAAGCCTACAACTATCGTCTCTTACTCTTAATTCCTCGATGTTCTTTTGTACACTCTATCGTTCGATCAACTATACGATTGGAAGAAACTGGAAAAAGATAGAATTCATAAGTATGTGTTGTATATTCTTTGGTGGttgtttttttatgtttgaGTTATGTTCTTTTGTTGTTGAGTTCTATCTACAATGTACCAACAGATCTTCAAGAAGGacattttgttaa contains the following coding sequences:
- the LOC140986749 gene encoding uncharacterized protein isoform X1, with amino-acid sequence MATIYDISAAFHVPYNSMSVSGIQGQVLEITVVGCNKLRNTEWISRQDPYVCLDYASLKRRTRTCNGGGKNPTFHEKFEITLIEGFLEINITVWNSNKLTSDDFIGNGKLLLQGVLCQGYDDSCWPLQDRKGRHAGEVRLVMHYANAKKLTASYGPSAPPYAATVPTYPALYSAPPPVSSHPPLPASYPPPVPPTYPEPLYHHQPAPYHPAYQAPPPYPQQPAYQPAPPNPQYYYPQGIYPPPPHPRHHMF
- the LOC140986749 gene encoding elicitor-responsive protein 1-like isoform X2, with the translated sequence MATIYDISAAFHVPYNSMSVSGIQGQVLEITVVGCNKLRNTEWISRQDPYVCLDYASLKRRTRTCNGGGKNPTFHEKFEITLIEGFLEINITVWNSNKLTSDDFIGNGKLLLQGVLCQGYDDSCWPLQDRKGRHAGEVRLVMHYANAKVYILHLRIHDITCFDPIFEIRRARITCYYVIYILRVYHTLQAYNYRLLLLIPRCSFVHSIVRSTIRLEETGKR